The following proteins come from a genomic window of Pseudomonas putida:
- a CDS encoding methyltransferase, producing MPLFASLRSAMTSPIDTLEQHLLAALDPAPQETRRLFHGRGRCWPGLEQVTVDWLQGVLSVALFREPAEGQLAELETMLRSLAERPQWTGQAVIIQHRYLPDSPGQWLLGEPCQQREVIEDGLTYLLDLGVRQNNGLFLDMRYGRRWVREQAAGKRVLNLFAYTCGFSVAAIAGGAEQVVNLDMAKSALSRGRDNHRLNGHDASRVAYLGHELFKSWGKVRKYGPYDLIIIDPPTFQRGSFVLTQDYAKILRRLPELLSEGGTVLACVNDPGIGSEFLIEGMAAQAPSLAYVERLENPPEFPDVDPAGGLKALVFRRV from the coding sequence ATGCCGCTTTTTGCCAGCCTGCGATCCGCCATGACCTCGCCCATCGACACCCTTGAGCAACACCTGCTTGCCGCCCTTGACCCTGCCCCACAGGAAACCCGCCGCCTGTTTCACGGTCGCGGCCGCTGCTGGCCGGGCCTGGAGCAGGTCACCGTCGACTGGCTGCAGGGCGTGCTGTCGGTCGCCTTGTTCCGTGAGCCGGCCGAGGGCCAGCTGGCCGAACTGGAAACCATGCTGCGCAGCTTGGCCGAGCGCCCGCAGTGGACCGGTCAGGCAGTCATCATCCAGCACCGCTACCTGCCCGACAGCCCGGGCCAATGGCTGCTGGGCGAGCCGTGCCAGCAACGCGAAGTGATCGAGGACGGCCTGACCTACCTGCTGGATTTGGGCGTGCGGCAAAACAATGGCCTGTTCCTCGACATGCGCTATGGCCGCCGCTGGGTGCGCGAGCAGGCCGCGGGCAAGCGCGTGCTGAACCTTTTTGCTTATACCTGCGGCTTTTCCGTGGCAGCGATTGCCGGTGGTGCCGAGCAGGTGGTGAACCTGGACATGGCCAAATCGGCCCTGTCGCGAGGCCGGGACAATCACCGCCTCAATGGCCACGATGCATCACGGGTGGCGTACCTGGGGCATGAACTGTTCAAGTCGTGGGGCAAGGTGCGCAAGTACGGGCCTTATGACCTGATCATCATCGACCCGCCTACCTTCCAGCGTGGCAGCTTTGTGCTGACCCAGGATTACGCAAAGATCTTGCGGCGTTTGCCTGAGTTGTTGAGCGAAGGCGGGACGGTGCTGGCGTGTGTCAACGACCCGGGGATCGGGTCTGAGTTTCTGATCGAAGGCATGGCAGCGCAGGCGCCTTCGCTGGCTTATGTCGAGCGTCTGGAAAACCCGCCGGAGTTTCCGGACGTTGACCCGGCGGGGGGGCTGAAGGCCTTGGTGTTCCGCCGGGTTTGA
- a CDS encoding sulfate ABC transporter substrate-binding protein, which yields MKKLFTASLLAAGLALGNLAQAAPTLLNVSYDVMRDFYKDYNPAFQKHWEAEHNEKVNVQMSFGGSSKQARAVIDGLPADVITMNMATDINALADKGKLVPDNWVTRLPNNSAPFTSATVFIVRKGNPKALKDWPDLLKDGVQVIVPNPKTSGNGRYTYLSAWGYVLKQGGDESKARDFVGKLFKQAPVLDTGGRAATTTFMTNQIGDVLVTFENEAEMIAREFGRDQFEVVYPSVSAEAEPPVTVVDKVVARKGTQAVAEEYLKYLWSPAAQEIAANNYLRPRDATVLAKYTDRFPKVDFLSVEKTFGDWRTVQKTHFNDGGVFDQIYTGQ from the coding sequence GTGAAAAAGCTCTTCACCGCCTCGCTGCTCGCCGCAGGCCTGGCCTTGGGTAACCTCGCCCAGGCCGCCCCCACCCTGCTCAACGTTTCCTACGACGTGATGCGCGACTTCTACAAGGACTACAACCCGGCCTTCCAGAAGCACTGGGAAGCCGAACACAACGAGAAGGTCAACGTGCAGATGTCCTTCGGCGGCTCGAGCAAGCAGGCGCGTGCGGTGATCGATGGTCTGCCGGCCGATGTCATCACCATGAACATGGCCACCGACATCAACGCCCTGGCAGACAAGGGCAAGCTGGTGCCCGACAACTGGGTAACCCGCCTGCCGAACAACAGCGCGCCATTCACCTCGGCCACTGTGTTCATCGTGCGCAAGGGCAACCCGAAAGCCCTGAAAGACTGGCCCGACCTGCTCAAGGACGGTGTGCAGGTGATCGTACCCAACCCGAAAACCTCGGGTAATGGCCGCTATACCTACCTGTCGGCCTGGGGCTACGTACTCAAGCAAGGCGGCGATGAAAGCAAAGCCCGCGACTTCGTCGGCAAGCTGTTCAAGCAGGCACCCGTGCTGGACACCGGTGGCCGTGCCGCCACCACCACGTTCATGACCAACCAGATCGGTGACGTGCTGGTCACCTTCGAGAACGAAGCCGAGATGATCGCCCGCGAGTTTGGCCGCGACCAGTTCGAAGTGGTCTACCCAAGCGTATCGGCCGAAGCCGAGCCTCCGGTGACGGTGGTCGACAAGGTGGTGGCCAGGAAGGGGACCCAGGCCGTGGCCGAGGAATACCTGAAGTACCTGTGGTCACCAGCAGCCCAGGAGATCGCCGCCAACAACTACCTGCGCCCGCGTGATGCAACGGTACTGGCCAAGTACACCGACCGCTTCCCGAAAGTGGACTTCCTGTCGGTGGAGAAAACCTTCGGTGACTGGCGTACCGTGCAGAAGACCCACTTCAATGATGGTGGGGTGTTTGACCAGATCTATACCGGTCAGTAA
- a CDS encoding ion transporter, whose protein sequence is MNNPASLRERLFVIVFQTDTVAGRRFDKILLLIILASLVTVILDSIDEVHQGYAGLLAGIEWGFTAIFLAEYITRLYCSPKPLRYAFSFYGLVDLLAVVPGILALYYSDAQYLLIIRVIRMLRIFRVLKLSPYLKQAHYLMEALRGSKQKIIVFLVTVSTLVTVFGTLMYVIEGPEHGFTSIPKGIYWAIVTLTTVGFGDIVPKTPLGQVLSSLVMITGYSIIAVPTGIFTAELANAMRGEQLQHDCPTCHKKTHEHGAAFCCRCGNGLFPKQ, encoded by the coding sequence ATGAACAACCCAGCGAGTCTGCGCGAGCGGCTCTTCGTCATCGTTTTCCAGACCGACACCGTAGCCGGTCGCCGCTTCGACAAGATCCTGCTACTGATCATCCTGGCCAGCCTGGTCACGGTGATCCTCGACAGCATCGACGAAGTACACCAAGGCTACGCCGGCCTGCTGGCTGGCATCGAGTGGGGCTTTACCGCGATATTCCTGGCCGAATACATCACCCGCCTGTACTGCTCGCCCAAGCCGCTGCGCTATGCCTTCAGTTTCTATGGCCTGGTCGATTTACTGGCGGTCGTGCCGGGGATCCTCGCGCTGTACTACAGCGACGCCCAGTACCTGTTGATCATTCGTGTGATACGGATGCTGCGGATCTTCCGTGTACTCAAGCTCAGCCCGTACCTCAAGCAGGCTCATTACCTGATGGAGGCGCTGCGCGGCAGCAAACAGAAGATCATCGTGTTCCTGGTGACGGTATCGACGCTGGTGACCGTGTTCGGCACGCTGATGTACGTGATCGAAGGGCCTGAGCATGGCTTTACCAGCATCCCCAAAGGCATCTACTGGGCCATCGTTACCCTGACCACCGTGGGCTTTGGCGACATCGTGCCGAAGACTCCGCTGGGGCAGGTGCTTTCGTCGCTGGTGATGATCACCGGTTATTCGATCATTGCCGTGCCGACCGGTATCTTCACGGCAGAGCTGGCCAATGCCATGCGCGGGGAGCAGTTGCAGCATGATTGCCCGACCTGCCACAAGAAGACCCACGAACATGGGGCGGCGTTCTGTTGTCGCTGTGGGAATGGGTTGTTTCCCAAGCAATGA
- a CDS encoding urea transporter, with protein MYTKNFVNPCPDWATALLNGFSQVLLLRTPLCGLCCLLAILLTAPNLVGGALLGALAGLLTAQARGYDRADRQAGLYCYNGVLIGILISAVLPWSAILPPLIIAAGGLSSIITHQWRKRGGKLLIAYTSPFVLLGWATLLVASPSPSGFVEADPLYALARGVGQIFLLDQPLAGLLIIVGMFIANPYAALWAVIGSAIGGGVALLADQAQAAWLGLCGFNAALAALAFSRQGEKPWVTLLAVALALLLQPLFKLLPLPALTAPFVAACWLMHLGSYLAQPRQRNASRLHS; from the coding sequence ATGTACACCAAAAATTTCGTCAACCCGTGCCCCGACTGGGCCACGGCGCTACTCAACGGCTTCAGCCAGGTGCTGCTGCTGCGCACCCCCCTGTGCGGCCTTTGCTGCCTGCTGGCCATCCTGCTGACGGCGCCCAACCTGGTCGGCGGCGCGCTGCTTGGCGCCCTGGCCGGCCTGCTCACCGCCCAGGCACGCGGCTATGACCGTGCCGACCGCCAAGCGGGGCTGTACTGCTACAACGGCGTGCTGATCGGCATCCTGATCAGCGCGGTGCTGCCTTGGTCGGCGATCCTGCCGCCACTGATCATCGCCGCCGGCGGCCTGTCCAGCATCATCACCCACCAGTGGCGCAAGCGTGGCGGCAAGTTGCTGATTGCCTACACCTCCCCTTTCGTATTGCTGGGCTGGGCCACATTGCTGGTCGCCAGCCCCTCGCCCAGCGGCTTCGTCGAAGCCGACCCGCTGTATGCGTTGGCCCGCGGCGTGGGCCAGATCTTCCTGCTCGACCAGCCCTTGGCCGGGTTGCTGATCATCGTCGGCATGTTCATCGCCAACCCCTATGCGGCGTTGTGGGCGGTGATCGGTTCGGCCATTGGTGGCGGCGTGGCCCTGCTCGCCGATCAGGCACAGGCCGCATGGTTAGGCCTTTGCGGCTTCAACGCCGCGCTGGCAGCCTTGGCGTTTAGCCGCCAGGGCGAAAAACCATGGGTGACGTTGCTGGCAGTAGCCCTGGCCCTGCTGCTGCAACCGCTGTTCAAGCTGTTGCCGCTGCCTGCCCTGACCGCCCCCTTCGTTGCCGCCTGTTGGCTGATGCACTTGGGCAGCTACCTGGCACAACCCAGGCAGCGCAACGCCAGCCGCTTGCACAGCTGA
- the pyk gene encoding pyruvate kinase: MTPDKKVKILATLGPAINGIDDIRQLVEAGVNIFRLNFSHGEHADHALRYQWIREVEQQLNYPLGILMDLQGPKLRVGRFAEGKVQLQRGQALRLDLDKTPGDSRRVNLPHPEIIAALEPGMDLLLDDGKLRLRVTAKHSDAIDTEVLNGGELSDRKGVNVPQAVLDLSPLTEKDRRDLAFGLELGVDWVALSFVQRPEDIVEARQLIGDRAYLMAKIEKPSAVEQLQAIAELADAIMVARGDLGVEVPAESVPQIQKRIIGTCRQLGKPVVVATQMLESMRFSPAPTRAEVTDVANAVAEGADAVMLSAETASGDYPLEAVQMMSKIIRQVENGPDYQAQLDVGRPKAEATVSDAISCAIRRISGILPVAVLVNYSESGASTLRAARERPRAPILNLTPNLNTARRLSVAWGVHSVVNDRLRQVDEVVSTALEIAQAQGMASRGDTLLITAGVPFGKPGSTNTLRIETLI, translated from the coding sequence ATGACGCCAGATAAAAAAGTAAAGATCCTCGCCACCCTTGGCCCTGCGATCAACGGCATCGACGATATCCGCCAGCTGGTCGAAGCCGGGGTGAACATCTTCCGCCTCAACTTCAGCCATGGCGAGCATGCCGACCACGCCCTGCGCTACCAGTGGATCCGCGAAGTCGAGCAGCAACTGAACTACCCGCTGGGTATCCTCATGGACCTGCAAGGGCCGAAGCTGCGCGTTGGCCGCTTTGCCGAAGGCAAAGTGCAGCTGCAACGCGGCCAGGCCCTGCGCCTGGACCTGGACAAGACCCCGGGCGACAGCCGCCGGGTCAACCTGCCGCACCCCGAAATCATCGCCGCCCTTGAGCCCGGCATGGACCTGCTGCTGGACGACGGCAAGCTGCGCCTGCGCGTTACCGCCAAGCACAGCGACGCCATCGACACCGAGGTGCTGAATGGTGGCGAGCTTTCCGACCGCAAGGGCGTCAACGTACCGCAAGCGGTGCTCGACCTCTCCCCGCTCACCGAAAAAGACCGCCGCGACCTGGCCTTTGGCCTGGAGCTGGGTGTGGACTGGGTAGCCCTGTCGTTCGTCCAGCGCCCTGAAGACATCGTTGAAGCGCGCCAGCTGATTGGCGACCGCGCCTACCTGATGGCCAAGATCGAGAAGCCATCGGCAGTCGAACAGCTGCAAGCCATCGCCGAACTGGCAGACGCGATCATGGTGGCCCGTGGTGACCTGGGCGTGGAAGTGCCGGCCGAAAGCGTGCCGCAGATCCAGAAGCGCATCATCGGCACCTGCCGCCAGCTGGGCAAGCCGGTTGTGGTGGCCACGCAGATGCTCGAGTCGATGCGTTTCTCGCCAGCGCCAACCCGTGCCGAAGTCACCGACGTGGCAAACGCTGTGGCCGAAGGTGCCGATGCAGTAATGCTGTCGGCCGAAACCGCCTCGGGTGACTACCCGCTCGAAGCCGTGCAGATGATGAGCAAGATCATCCGCCAGGTTGAGAACGGCCCGGACTACCAGGCCCAGCTCGACGTCGGCCGGCCAAAGGCCGAAGCGACCGTGTCGGATGCCATCAGCTGCGCCATCCGCCGTATCAGCGGCATCCTGCCGGTGGCAGTGCTGGTCAACTACAGCGAGTCGGGTGCATCGACCCTGCGCGCGGCACGTGAGCGGCCACGGGCACCGATCCTCAACCTGACGCCGAACCTGAACACCGCGCGCCGCCTCAGCGTGGCCTGGGGCGTGCATTCGGTGGTCAACGACCGCCTGCGTCAAGTCGACGAGGTGGTTTCCACCGCCCTGGAGATTGCCCAGGCGCAAGGCATGGCCAGCCGTGGCGACACGCTGCTGATCACGGCCGGTGTACCTTTCGGCAAGCCGGGATCGACTAATACGCTGCGGATCGAGACTTTGATCTGA
- a CDS encoding DUF4147 domain-containing protein: MSVDPQKLLRELFDTAIAAAHPRQVLEPYLPADRSGRVIVIGAGKAAAAMAEVVEKSWQGEVSGLVVTRYGHGANCQKIEVVEAAHPVPDAAGLAVAKRVLELVSNLNEDDRVIFLLSGGGSALLALPAEGLTLADKQQINKALLKSGATIGEMNCVRKHLSAIKGGRLAKACWPATVYTYAISDVPGDLATVIASGPTVADPSTSADALAILKRYNIEAPKAVIDWLNNPASETVKADDPALARSHFQLIAKPQQSLEAAAVKARQAGFSPLILGDLEGESREVAKVHAGIARQIVQHGQPLKAPCVILSGGETTVTVRGNGRGGRNAEFLLSLTESLKGLPGVYALAGDTDGIDGSEDNAGAFMTPASYDRAEALGLSASDELDNNNGYGYFAALDALIVTEPTRTNVNDFRAILILETAQS, from the coding sequence ATGTCGGTCGATCCGCAAAAACTTCTCCGCGAGCTGTTCGACACAGCCATCGCCGCCGCCCACCCCCGTCAAGTCCTCGAACCCTACCTGCCCGCCGATCGCAGCGGTCGGGTTATCGTCATCGGCGCCGGCAAGGCCGCAGCCGCCATGGCCGAAGTGGTCGAGAAAAGCTGGCAGGGCGAAGTCTCCGGCCTGGTCGTGACCCGTTACGGCCACGGCGCCAACTGCCAGAAGATCGAGGTGGTCGAAGCCGCCCACCCGGTCCCGGACGCTGCCGGCCTGGCGGTGGCCAAGCGCGTGCTGGAACTGGTCAGCAACCTCAACGAAGACGACCGCGTAATCTTCCTGCTGTCTGGCGGTGGCTCGGCGCTGCTGGCCCTGCCTGCCGAAGGCCTGACCTTGGCCGACAAGCAGCAGATCAACAAGGCGCTGCTGAAATCCGGTGCCACCATCGGCGAGATGAATTGCGTGCGCAAGCACCTCTCGGCGATCAAGGGCGGGCGCCTGGCCAAGGCCTGCTGGCCGGCCACGGTCTACACCTATGCCATTTCCGATGTACCGGGCGATCTCGCCACGGTAATCGCCTCCGGCCCCACCGTGGCCGACCCGAGCACCTCGGCCGACGCCCTTGCCATCCTCAAACGCTACAACATCGAAGCGCCCAAAGCGGTCATCGACTGGCTGAACAACCCGGCCTCGGAAACCGTCAAGGCCGACGACCCGGCCTTGGCCCGCAGCCACTTCCAGTTGATCGCCAAACCCCAGCAGTCGCTCGAAGCAGCCGCCGTCAAAGCCCGTCAGGCCGGTTTCAGCCCGCTGATCCTCGGCGACCTCGAAGGCGAATCGCGCGAAGTGGCCAAGGTGCATGCCGGTATCGCCCGACAAATCGTTCAGCACGGCCAGCCGCTCAAGGCGCCCTGCGTGATCCTGTCGGGTGGCGAAACCACCGTGACCGTGCGCGGCAATGGCCGTGGCGGGCGTAACGCCGAGTTCCTGCTCAGCCTCACCGAAAGCCTGAAAGGCCTGCCGGGCGTATACGCCCTGGCCGGTGACACCGACGGCATCGATGGCTCGGAAGATAACGCCGGTGCCTTCATGACCCCTGCCAGCTACGACCGCGCCGAAGCGTTGGGCCTGTCGGCCAGCGACGAATTGGACAACAACAACGGCTACGGCTACTTCGCCGCGCTGGATGCGCTGATCGTCACCGAACCGACTCGCACCAACGTCAACGACTTCCGCGCCATCCTGATCCTCGAGACTGCCCAATCATGA
- a CDS encoding 2-hydroxy-3-oxopropionate reductase has translation MAKIGFIGTGIMGKPMAQNLQKAGHSLFISTHHDAAPADLIAAGAVALANPKEVAQEAEFIIVMVPDTPQVESVLFGENGVAEGVGPNKVVIDMSSISPTATKAFAEKIKATGAAYLDAPVSGGEVGAKAATLSIMVGGCPNAFERTLPLFEAMGKNITRVGGNGDGQTAKVANQIIVALNIQAVSEALLFAAKNGADPAKVREALMGGFASSKILEVHAERMIKGTFDPGFRINLHQKDLNLALQGAKELGINLPNTSNAQQVFNTCQALGGGNWDHSALIKGLEHMANFSIRGDK, from the coding sequence ATGGCTAAAATCGGTTTCATCGGCACCGGCATCATGGGCAAGCCCATGGCCCAGAACCTGCAGAAGGCAGGTCACAGCCTGTTCATTTCCACCCACCACGATGCCGCGCCAGCCGACCTGATCGCTGCCGGTGCAGTGGCCCTGGCCAACCCGAAAGAAGTTGCCCAGGAAGCCGAATTCATCATCGTCATGGTCCCCGACACCCCGCAGGTCGAAAGCGTCCTGTTCGGTGAAAACGGCGTGGCCGAAGGCGTTGGCCCGAACAAGGTGGTGATCGACATGAGCTCGATCTCGCCAACCGCCACCAAAGCCTTCGCCGAGAAGATCAAGGCTACCGGTGCCGCCTACCTGGACGCTCCTGTATCCGGTGGTGAAGTCGGTGCCAAGGCTGCGACCCTGAGCATCATGGTCGGTGGCTGCCCGAACGCCTTCGAGCGCACCCTGCCGCTGTTCGAAGCCATGGGCAAGAACATCACCCGCGTCGGTGGCAACGGTGACGGTCAGACCGCCAAGGTCGCCAACCAGATCATTGTCGCCCTGAACATCCAGGCCGTCAGCGAAGCATTGCTGTTCGCCGCCAAGAACGGTGCAGACCCGGCCAAGGTGCGTGAAGCACTGATGGGCGGCTTCGCCTCGTCGAAAATCCTCGAAGTGCACGCCGAGCGCATGATCAAGGGCACCTTCGACCCAGGCTTCCGCATCAACCTGCACCAGAAGGACCTGAACCTGGCCCTGCAAGGCGCCAAGGAACTGGGCATCAACCTGCCCAATACCTCCAATGCCCAGCAAGTGTTCAACACCTGCCAGGCCCTGGGCGGCGGCAACTGGGACCACTCGGCGCTGATCAAAGGCCTGGAGCACATGGCCAACTTCTCGATCCGCGGCGATAAATAA
- the hyi gene encoding hydroxypyruvate isomerase: MPRFAANLSMLFTEQDFLARFKAAADAGFSGVEYLFPYDFSAAEIKQQLEANGLTQVLFNLPAGDWAKGERGITCHPDRIEEFRAGVDKAIEYAKVLGNTQVNALAGIRPQGPDCATVRKTFVENLRYAADKLKAAGIRLVMEMINTRDIPGFYLNTTQQALEIQAEVGSDNLFLQYDIYHMQIMEGDLARTMEANLKVINHIQLADNPGRNEPGTGEINYRFLFEHLDRIGYQGWVGAEYKPKTTTEAGLGWLKTHNAI; this comes from the coding sequence ATGCCTCGCTTCGCTGCCAACCTGTCCATGCTGTTCACCGAACAGGACTTCCTGGCCCGCTTCAAGGCTGCCGCCGACGCTGGTTTCAGCGGCGTCGAATACCTCTTCCCCTATGACTTCAGCGCGGCTGAAATCAAGCAGCAGCTGGAGGCCAACGGCCTGACCCAGGTGCTGTTCAACCTGCCGGCCGGCGACTGGGCCAAAGGTGAGCGCGGCATCACCTGCCACCCCGACCGCATCGAAGAATTCCGCGCCGGTGTCGACAAAGCCATCGAATACGCCAAGGTCCTGGGCAACACCCAGGTCAACGCCCTGGCCGGTATTCGCCCACAAGGCCCGGACTGCGCCACCGTGCGCAAGACCTTTGTCGAGAACCTGCGCTACGCCGCTGACAAACTCAAGGCCGCCGGCATTCGCCTGGTCATGGAAATGATCAACACCCGCGATATCCCCGGTTTCTACCTGAACACCACCCAACAGGCGCTGGAAATCCAGGCCGAGGTGGGCAGCGACAACCTGTTCCTGCAGTACGACATCTACCACATGCAGATCATGGAAGGTGACCTGGCTCGCACCATGGAAGCCAACCTGAAAGTGATCAACCACATCCAGCTGGCCGACAACCCAGGCCGCAACGAACCAGGTACCGGCGAGATCAACTACCGCTTCCTGTTCGAGCACCTGGACCGCATTGGCTACCAGGGCTGGGTGGGCGCGGAGTACAAGCCCAAGACCACTACCGAAGCGGGCCTGGGCTGGCTGAAAACCCACAACGCAATCTGA
- the gcl gene encoding glyoxylate carboligase — protein MSKMRAIDAAVLVMRREGVDTAFGIPGAAINPLYSALKKVGGIDHVLARHVEGASHMAEGYTRANPGNIGVCIGTSGPAGTDMVTGLYSASADSIPILCITGQAPRARLHKEDFQAIDITNIVKPVTKWATTVLEPGQVPYAFQKAFYEMRTGRPGPVLIDLPFDVQMAEIEFDIDAYEPLPVHKPSATRVQAEKALALLNDAERPLLVAGGGIINADASDKLVEFAELTGVPVIPTLMGWGTIPDDHAQMVGMVGLQTSHRYGNATLLKSDLVFGIGNRWANRHTGSVDVYTEGRKFVHVDIEPTQIGRVFTPDLGIVSDAGKALDVFLEVAREWKAAGKLKCRKAWLEECQERKSSLQRKTHFDNVPVKPQRVYEEMNQVFGKDTCYVSTIGLSQIAGAQFLHVYKPRHWINCGQAGPLGWTIPAALGVVKADPKRKVVALSGDYDFQFMIEELAVGAQFNLPYVHVLVNNAYLGLIRQAQRGFDMDYCVQLAFENINSTDAATYGVDHVAVVEGLGCKAIRVFEPAEIAPALIKAQKMAEEFRVPVVVEVILERVTNISMGTEINAVNEFEDLALVGNDAPTAISLLD, from the coding sequence ATGAGCAAAATGAGAGCAATCGATGCAGCCGTTCTGGTCATGCGCCGTGAAGGTGTAGATACCGCGTTCGGCATCCCGGGGGCTGCCATCAACCCGTTGTATTCGGCCCTGAAGAAAGTCGGTGGCATCGATCACGTCCTCGCTCGTCACGTCGAAGGTGCCTCGCACATGGCCGAGGGCTACACCCGCGCCAACCCGGGCAACATCGGTGTGTGCATCGGCACGTCCGGCCCTGCCGGCACCGACATGGTCACCGGCCTGTACAGTGCCTCGGCCGACTCCATCCCGATTCTGTGCATCACTGGCCAGGCGCCACGTGCCCGCCTGCACAAGGAAGACTTCCAGGCTATCGACATCACCAACATCGTCAAGCCGGTGACCAAGTGGGCGACCACCGTTCTGGAGCCAGGCCAGGTGCCTTACGCCTTCCAGAAGGCCTTTTACGAAATGCGTACCGGCCGCCCAGGCCCGGTGCTGATCGACCTGCCGTTCGACGTGCAGATGGCCGAAATCGAATTCGACATCGACGCCTACGAACCGCTGCCCGTGCACAAGCCGTCCGCCACTCGCGTACAGGCCGAAAAAGCCCTGGCCCTGCTCAATGACGCCGAGCGCCCACTGCTGGTAGCCGGTGGCGGCATCATCAACGCCGACGCCAGCGACAAGCTGGTCGAATTCGCCGAACTGACCGGCGTACCGGTAATCCCGACCCTGATGGGCTGGGGCACCATCCCGGACGACCACGCACAGATGGTTGGTATGGTCGGCCTGCAGACCTCGCACCGCTATGGCAACGCAACCCTGCTGAAGTCCGACCTGGTATTCGGTATCGGTAACCGCTGGGCCAACCGCCACACCGGTTCCGTCGATGTCTACACCGAAGGCCGCAAGTTCGTACACGTCGACATCGAACCGACCCAGATCGGCCGCGTGTTTACCCCGGACCTGGGCATTGTTTCCGATGCTGGCAAGGCACTGGACGTGTTCCTGGAAGTGGCCCGCGAGTGGAAAGCCGCCGGTAAGCTCAAATGCCGCAAGGCCTGGCTGGAAGAGTGCCAGGAGCGCAAGTCGAGCCTGCAGCGCAAGACCCACTTCGACAACGTGCCGGTCAAGCCGCAGCGCGTCTACGAAGAAATGAACCAGGTATTCGGCAAGGACACCTGCTACGTCAGCACCATCGGTCTGTCGCAGATTGCCGGCGCACAGTTCCTGCATGTGTACAAGCCTCGCCACTGGATCAACTGCGGCCAGGCCGGCCCGCTGGGCTGGACCATCCCTGCCGCGCTGGGCGTGGTCAAAGCCGATCCCAAGCGCAAGGTTGTCGCGCTGTCGGGTGACTACGACTTCCAGTTCATGATCGAAGAACTGGCGGTAGGTGCGCAGTTCAACCTGCCGTACGTCCACGTACTGGTGAACAACGCCTACCTGGGCCTGATCCGCCAGGCGCAGCGTGGCTTCGACATGGATTACTGTGTACAACTGGCGTTCGAGAACATCAACTCGACCGACGCTGCCACCTACGGTGTCGATCACGTCGCTGTGGTCGAAGGCCTGGGTTGCAAGGCCATCCGTGTGTTCGAGCCAGCAGAAATCGCCCCTGCCCTGATCAAGGCACAGAAGATGGCCGAAGAGTTCCGCGTGCCGGTGGTGGTTGAAGTGATTCTCGAGCGTGTGACCAACATTTCCATGGGCACCGAGATCAACGCGGTCAACGAGTTCGAAGACCTGGCCCTGGTCGGCAACGACGCGCCAACCGCCATCTCGCTGCTGGACTGA
- a CDS encoding heme-binding protein: MNVLNLKVAVSLVNAALVAGRKINAAPLTVAVLDAGGHLLALQREDGASLIRPEVATGKAWGAIALGKGSRLLALDAQQRPAFFAALNGMGERPVVPAPGGVLIRDQDGKVLGAVGISGDTSDIDEQCAISAIEEVGLRADAGVAA; encoded by the coding sequence ATGAACGTTCTGAACCTGAAAGTCGCTGTCAGCCTGGTGAATGCCGCGCTGGTGGCGGGCCGCAAGATCAATGCCGCGCCACTGACCGTGGCGGTGCTGGATGCCGGCGGGCACCTGCTGGCGCTGCAGCGTGAGGATGGCGCCAGCCTGATTCGTCCTGAGGTGGCCACTGGCAAAGCCTGGGGCGCGATTGCCCTGGGCAAGGGGTCGCGCTTGCTGGCGCTGGATGCGCAGCAGCGGCCGGCTTTTTTTGCCGCGCTGAACGGCATGGGTGAGCGGCCGGTGGTGCCGGCGCCAGGTGGGGTGCTGATTCGTGATCAGGACGGCAAGGTGCTGGGTGCCGTGGGGATCAGCGGTGATACCTCGGATATCGACGAGCAGTGTGCGATCAGTGCGATCGAGGAGGTGGGGTTGCGGGCAGATGCCGGGGTAGCGGCCTAA